One stretch of Nitrosococcus watsonii C-113 DNA includes these proteins:
- a CDS encoding DUF3192 domain-containing protein: MSRNRDRLNGLHTGMAQEEVLQHMGKPWRTDSFLENEQTYLVLYYVTQRIPDGTTTDEEMTPVMIREGILVGWGRQFFSDLRVEVK, from the coding sequence GTGTCTCGTAACCGAGATCGGCTTAATGGACTCCATACTGGGATGGCGCAAGAGGAAGTGTTGCAGCACATGGGAAAACCATGGAGAACAGATTCTTTTCTGGAGAACGAACAAACTTATCTCGTACTTTACTATGTTACGCAGCGAATTCCTGATGGAACAACTACTGATGAGGAAATGACGCCCGTTATGATCAGGGAGGGTATTCTTGTTGGGTGGGGAAGGCAGTTTTTCTCCGATTTAAGGGTTGAAGTGAAATAA
- the gcvT gene encoding glycine cleavage system aminomethyltransferase GcvT has translation MGKHTAIFDLHRSAGARLVDFAGWDMPLHYGSQVAEHQAVRQGVGIFDVSHMTVVDLKGEKVRPFLRQLLANNVDRLSDPGTALYSCMLNEQGGVIDDLIVYLMAEQEFRLISNAGTRDKVLSWVESHAAPFKVQVEERPELAMIAVQGPKARAQVHGQLSESLKEKVANLKRFQATWEEGLFVARTGYTGEDGYELLLSGPQAQDWWRRLQAGGAKPCGLGARDTLRLEAGMCLYGADMDEATTPLEAGLGWTVAWKPPERDFIGRAVLEAQQAAGCPHQQVGLLLQGKGLMRNGQAITTNLGEGVVTSGGFSPTLERSIALARVPVGADSSCEVQIRGRAVPAAMVKPPFVRNGRACVPADLMESIEAS, from the coding sequence ATGGGAAAACATACGGCGATATTCGATCTGCACCGCTCGGCGGGAGCCCGGTTAGTGGACTTTGCCGGTTGGGATATGCCTTTGCATTACGGTTCCCAAGTGGCGGAGCATCAGGCAGTGCGCCAGGGGGTGGGGATATTTGATGTTTCCCATATGACTGTGGTGGATCTTAAGGGCGAGAAGGTGCGTCCTTTTTTGCGCCAGTTGCTCGCTAACAACGTGGATCGGCTGAGCGATCCTGGAACGGCGTTGTATAGCTGTATGCTTAATGAGCAGGGTGGGGTTATTGATGACCTCATTGTTTACCTGATGGCGGAGCAAGAATTTCGTTTGATCTCTAATGCGGGAACCCGGGATAAGGTTTTGTCCTGGGTTGAATCTCACGCCGCTCCCTTTAAGGTTCAAGTGGAAGAGCGTCCTGAGTTAGCGATGATTGCCGTTCAAGGACCTAAAGCCCGCGCCCAGGTCCACGGCCAGTTATCCGAATCTTTAAAGGAAAAAGTTGCCAACCTTAAGCGCTTTCAGGCTACCTGGGAGGAGGGGCTTTTTGTTGCCCGTACCGGCTATACGGGGGAGGATGGTTATGAATTATTGTTATCAGGCCCACAAGCCCAGGACTGGTGGCGGCGCTTGCAGGCAGGCGGGGCGAAGCCCTGTGGCCTTGGAGCGCGGGATACGTTAAGGCTAGAAGCGGGTATGTGTCTGTATGGGGCAGATATGGATGAGGCCACAACTCCCCTGGAAGCAGGTCTTGGATGGACGGTCGCCTGGAAACCCCCGGAGCGGGATTTTATAGGTCGTGCGGTTTTAGAAGCCCAACAAGCCGCGGGTTGCCCCCATCAGCAAGTGGGCTTGCTGCTCCAGGGCAAGGGGCTCATGCGCAATGGGCAGGCCATCACCACTAACTTGGGGGAAGGCGTAGTGACCAGCGGTGGGTTTTCTCCCACTTTGGAGCGATCCATTGCCCTCGCCCGCGTGCCAGTGGGCGCTGATAGCTCCTGTGAAGTCCAGATCCGGGGGCGGGCGGTGCCGGCTGCCATGGTTAAACCGCCCTTCGTTCGCAATGGCCGGGCCTGTGTTCCAGCAGATCTCATGGAGTCCATCGAGGCAAGTTAG
- a CDS encoding YbaY family lipoprotein, translating into MSKTKCLLAVMGLAILTACSNSDDQPVSNDSHHDLQKKTISGMVSYRERMALPPNTTVRVVLEKINQASGTSQQIAEQVVEPSHSVPIPFRLEYKPVPLESDHKFSLQAQILKADGQLLWTTTVRKEVNPNDPPPSITLTLHRAAFQQGQLPNSKKKPARPWVFECHDLAFSAVSSPDKITLYLPQGRNETLARVRAASGAKYEGKEILFWNKGNSAILEIGGKRYQNCHRNQEREARIPSTFWPVDFHATGNEPGWIIEIVKGHRVNLLMDYGKSRVSLPWINPKTSGESTIYETKTGSHRLRIVIAPEACMDSMSGEQFEAQVILKLADKTYRGCGRFLE; encoded by the coding sequence ATGTCTAAAACAAAGTGCTTGTTGGCGGTTATGGGGCTCGCAATTCTAACCGCCTGTAGTAATTCCGACGACCAACCAGTAAGTAACGACTCCCATCATGATTTACAGAAAAAAACCATCTCTGGAATGGTAAGCTACCGGGAACGCATGGCACTTCCACCAAACACCACGGTACGGGTTGTTCTGGAAAAGATTAACCAGGCTAGTGGAACTAGCCAACAAATAGCAGAGCAGGTTGTTGAGCCCAGTCACTCGGTACCTATCCCTTTCCGCTTAGAATACAAGCCGGTTCCATTGGAGAGTGATCATAAATTTTCGCTACAGGCGCAAATCCTCAAAGCAGATGGCCAATTACTATGGACAACGACAGTGCGTAAGGAGGTGAATCCTAACGATCCCCCTCCATCCATTACGTTAACGCTGCATCGCGCCGCTTTCCAACAAGGACAGCTACCAAATTCAAAGAAAAAGCCTGCTCGCCCGTGGGTATTTGAGTGCCACGATCTTGCCTTTAGCGCAGTTAGCAGTCCCGACAAAATTACTCTCTATCTTCCCCAAGGCCGCAACGAGACATTAGCTCGAGTACGCGCCGCATCCGGCGCCAAATACGAAGGAAAGGAGATACTTTTTTGGAATAAGGGTAATAGCGCCATACTCGAGATCGGCGGTAAACGCTATCAGAATTGCCACCGCAACCAAGAACGCGAGGCGCGCATTCCAAGTACGTTCTGGCCTGTGGACTTCCATGCCACTGGCAATGAGCCTGGCTGGATAATAGAAATTGTTAAGGGACACAGGGTCAATCTGCTGATGGATTATGGTAAGTCCAGGGTTTCCCTACCTTGGATAAATCCAAAAACAAGTGGTGAAAGCACCATCTACGAGACAAAAACAGGGTCTCATAGACTACGGATCGTAATCGCACCAGAAGCCTGCATGGACAGCATGAGCGGTGAGCAGTTCGAAGCCCAAGTGATTCTCAAATTGGCGGATAAAACATATCGAGGTTGCGGACGTTTCTTGGAATAG
- a CDS encoding acetoin reductase encodes MGINGKVALITGAGQGIGRAIALRLANDGADIAIVDLNEEKMGAVADEVRAVGRKATTFKADVSKRDEVYAAVDHAEKELGGFDIIVNNAGIATIQSIAEVTPEEVDKIFKVNIEGVLWGIQAAGAKFKEREQKGKIISASSIAGHEGIPLLSVYSATKFAVRALTQAAAKEFASDGITVNAYCPGVVGTDMWVEIDRRMAEITGAKIGDTYEKFVGDIALGRAQTPEDVASFVSYLAGPDSDYMTGQAPLIDGGLVYR; translated from the coding sequence ATGGGCATTAACGGAAAAGTCGCCCTAATCACAGGCGCAGGACAGGGCATCGGACGGGCGATTGCATTACGTCTGGCCAACGACGGCGCGGACATCGCCATCGTAGATCTTAACGAAGAGAAAATGGGAGCCGTCGCCGACGAAGTGCGGGCGGTGGGTCGCAAGGCCACCACATTCAAAGCCGACGTATCAAAGCGGGATGAGGTTTACGCCGCCGTTGACCACGCCGAAAAGGAACTCGGCGGTTTCGACATCATCGTCAACAATGCGGGCATCGCTACTATCCAATCCATCGCCGAAGTCACGCCCGAAGAAGTCGATAAAATCTTCAAGGTCAATATTGAAGGCGTTCTGTGGGGCATTCAGGCCGCAGGCGCGAAGTTCAAGGAGCGCGAGCAGAAAGGTAAAATCATCAGCGCGTCTTCCATCGCGGGTCACGAAGGCATTCCTCTGCTGAGCGTCTATTCAGCGACTAAGTTCGCCGTCCGTGCCTTGACGCAGGCGGCGGCCAAAGAGTTTGCGAGCGATGGAATCACAGTCAATGCTTACTGTCCTGGTGTTGTCGGCACCGATATGTGGGTCGAAATTGACCGGCGCATGGCCGAAATCACGGGAGCCAAAATCGGCGATACCTACGAAAAATTCGTCGGCGACATCGCTCTTGGGCGGGCGCAGACACCCGAAGACGTGGCATCTTTCGTTTCCTATCTAGCGGGGCCGGATTCGGATTACATGACCGGACAAGCTCCCCTGATTGACGGTGGCCTTGTTTATCGTTGA
- a CDS encoding PIN domain-containing protein — MKNNYILIDYENVQPKSLSVLKDHPCRVLVFIGANQTKVPFDFALSLQSLGGNAEYVKIAGNGSNALDFHIAFYVGQLAERDPKGYFHIISKDTGFDPLIRHLKEKKIYAQREKAISEIPFLGVSNATSSEEKITAIVKSLSSRGHSRPRKVKTLANTINALFMKKLAEAELMGLVEQLRQQKYIVIEAENVSYKPPISHP, encoded by the coding sequence GTGAAGAATAATTATATATTAATTGATTATGAGAATGTTCAGCCAAAGAGTTTGTCTGTTCTCAAGGACCATCCATGTAGAGTACTGGTTTTCATAGGCGCTAATCAAACCAAGGTGCCATTTGATTTTGCCTTATCGCTACAATCCTTAGGTGGCAATGCCGAGTACGTAAAAATTGCTGGAAATGGTTCCAATGCCCTGGATTTTCATATTGCATTCTATGTGGGACAATTAGCGGAGCGGGACCCGAAGGGCTACTTTCACATCATCTCGAAAGATACCGGCTTCGATCCTCTTATCCGGCATTTGAAAGAAAAAAAGATATACGCTCAACGAGAAAAGGCGATATCCGAGATACCTTTTCTAGGTGTTTCAAACGCTACTTCATCCGAAGAGAAAATAACTGCTATTGTAAAAAGCCTTTCCTCGCGTGGTCATTCCCGGCCCCGCAAGGTTAAAACTTTAGCAAATACGATCAACGCATTGTTCATGAAAAAGCTTGCAGAAGCTGAATTAATGGGTTTGGTTGAACAATTACGCCAGCAAAAATATATTGTGATAGAGGCTGAAAACGTTAGCTATAAACCACCTATTAGTCATCCTTAA
- a CDS encoding kinase, whose protein sequence is MKSSELMEADEVAHVLRRLGKGAKFGDLDARARLLLKQLERKTGQFWGASETAATYTQQLLTTKCHLLPLIYPAFKARCRQLRLNPPPLATLWRIYLPLAQWLVMQREKNPKETFVLGVSGAQGSGKSTLCGLLQIILEAGFDQRTAILSIDDFYLSQTERRRLADQVHPLFRTRGVPGTHDISLAMEILTSLKEVNQSTVTSLPVFDKATDNPLPREKWIAFQGKPAIILFEGWCVGARPEPEPRLVKPMNTLEAEEDREGTWRHYVNRMLENEYAQLFGLLNALLFLEIPTFEVVYRQRLEQEQQLAQLLQQRQGSKEDRRTMSPSELRHFIMHFQRLTEYLLDEMPGRADLVLKIDDYRRFQSVKIRSRT, encoded by the coding sequence TTGAAGAGTTCCGAATTGATGGAAGCGGATGAAGTCGCTCATGTTCTCCGTAGGCTAGGAAAAGGGGCGAAATTTGGTGATCTCGATGCCCGCGCCCGTTTGCTCCTAAAGCAATTAGAAAGGAAGACAGGCCAATTCTGGGGCGCCTCGGAGACAGCAGCAACCTATACCCAGCAGCTGCTAACGACTAAATGCCACCTGCTACCCTTAATTTATCCTGCCTTCAAGGCTAGATGCCGGCAGTTGCGGTTAAATCCTCCGCCACTAGCAACGCTTTGGCGGATTTATCTCCCGCTAGCCCAGTGGCTAGTGATGCAGAGAGAAAAAAATCCCAAGGAGACATTTGTCCTTGGGGTAAGCGGAGCTCAAGGATCGGGCAAATCTACCCTTTGTGGCCTGCTCCAGATTATTCTTGAGGCCGGTTTTGACCAACGGACGGCTATTTTATCCATCGATGATTTTTACCTTAGCCAGACTGAGCGCCGCCGTCTGGCGGATCAGGTCCATCCTCTTTTCCGGACCCGGGGGGTGCCAGGCACGCACGATATATCGCTGGCCATGGAAATATTGACATCCCTGAAAGAGGTAAACCAAAGCACCGTGACTTCACTGCCGGTTTTTGATAAGGCAACAGATAATCCTTTACCGCGGGAGAAATGGATCGCCTTTCAAGGAAAACCGGCTATCATTTTATTTGAAGGATGGTGTGTGGGGGCCAGGCCAGAACCTGAACCGCGTCTGGTTAAGCCTATGAATACTCTTGAGGCGGAGGAAGACCGGGAAGGAACGTGGCGCCATTATGTCAATCGGATGCTGGAGAATGAGTATGCACAGTTGTTTGGTTTATTGAATGCCCTGCTCTTCCTGGAAATACCCACCTTCGAGGTGGTTTATAGGCAGCGGCTGGAACAGGAACAACAACTTGCCCAACTATTGCAACAAAGGCAGGGCAGTAAGGAAGATCGGCGCACCATGAGCCCATCAGAACTGCGGCATTTTATTATGCACTTTCAACGGCTGACGGAATACCTGTTAGATGAAATGCCAGGGCGGGCTGATCTCGTTCTGAAAATTGACGATTATCGGCGGTTTCAGAGCGTTAAAATAAGATCCCGTACCTAG
- a CDS encoding FAD-linked oxidase C-terminal domain-containing protein — protein sequence MSSPTHEIFGRSIPKRKLVKAFSTFLSPEAILFEEEDLRPYECDGLSAYRALPGIVVLPETVAQVQKILRLCHSRDIPVVARGAGTGLSGGALPLKNGVLLSLAKFNRILAIDPVSRTARVQPGVRNLAISQAAAPAGLYYAPDPSSQIACTIGGNVAENSGGVHCLKYGLTVHNILGLKILTMTGEQIVLGSETLDSPGYDLLALMTGSEGLLGVIIEVTVRLLPLPERAQVILAAFDNVAKAGAAVGGIISAGIIPAGLEMMDNLAIRAAEDFVHAGYPQEAAAILLCELDGTQAEVSHQIRKVRELLLSHGAVDIRTALDEQERAKLWQGRKAAFPAVGRLAPDYYCMDGTIPRNRLPQVLERINEFSQEFGLPVANVFHAGDGNLHPLILYDANRPGELERAEQLGANILELCVAVGGTITGEHGVGVEKINQMCIQFGTAELQQFHALKAAFDPKGLLNPGKAVPTLHRCAEFGAMHVHHGKLPFPELDRF from the coding sequence TTGTCGTCGCCAACTCATGAGATCTTCGGCCGTTCCATCCCTAAGCGTAAACTCGTTAAAGCATTCAGTACATTCCTTTCCCCAGAAGCTATTCTTTTTGAAGAGGAAGATCTGCGCCCTTATGAGTGTGATGGACTTTCCGCCTATCGCGCCCTCCCCGGAATAGTAGTCTTACCGGAAACAGTGGCGCAGGTTCAAAAAATCCTGCGCCTTTGCCATAGTCGGGATATTCCGGTGGTGGCGCGAGGGGCGGGCACCGGCCTTTCCGGAGGAGCCTTACCCCTGAAAAACGGTGTACTGCTTAGTCTTGCGAAATTTAACCGTATCCTTGCTATTGACCCTGTTAGCCGCACAGCCCGGGTGCAGCCAGGCGTACGTAATCTGGCTATCTCTCAAGCAGCTGCTCCCGCCGGGCTTTATTACGCTCCTGATCCTTCCTCGCAAATTGCCTGTACCATTGGCGGCAATGTGGCAGAAAACTCTGGCGGCGTCCACTGCCTTAAATATGGTCTCACGGTGCATAATATCCTTGGATTAAAGATACTGACCATGACGGGGGAGCAAATTGTCCTGGGGAGTGAAACCCTTGATTCCCCTGGCTATGATCTGCTAGCCCTCATGACGGGATCGGAAGGGCTGCTTGGAGTTATCATTGAAGTTACGGTCAGGCTTTTGCCCCTCCCCGAGCGGGCACAGGTAATTTTGGCGGCCTTCGATAACGTGGCCAAGGCGGGCGCCGCGGTAGGGGGAATTATCAGCGCGGGCATCATTCCCGCGGGTTTGGAGATGATGGATAATCTGGCGATCCGGGCCGCCGAGGATTTTGTTCATGCGGGCTATCCTCAGGAAGCCGCCGCCATTTTGCTATGTGAGCTAGACGGCACCCAGGCGGAAGTTTCTCATCAGATTCGCAAAGTCCGGGAATTGCTGCTGAGCCATGGCGCCGTCGATATTCGTACGGCCCTGGATGAGCAAGAACGGGCAAAATTATGGCAGGGGCGCAAAGCGGCTTTCCCGGCCGTTGGCCGCCTAGCGCCCGACTATTACTGCATGGATGGGACCATTCCCCGTAACCGTTTGCCCCAGGTCCTGGAGCGGATTAACGAATTTTCCCAGGAGTTTGGCCTGCCCGTGGCTAACGTTTTCCACGCGGGAGACGGAAACCTGCACCCTCTCATCCTCTATGATGCTAATCGCCCTGGCGAGCTGGAGCGGGCTGAACAACTCGGAGCTAATATCTTGGAGCTTTGTGTTGCCGTTGGTGGTACTATCACCGGCGAACATGGGGTAGGAGTAGAAAAAATTAACCAGATGTGTATCCAATTTGGCACCGCTGAACTACAACAATTCCACGCCCTCAAAGCTGCCTTTGATCCCAAGGGCCTGCTTAATCCGGGGAAAGCCGTTCCTACTTTGCATCGCTGTGCCGAATTCGGGGCCATGCATGTTCATCACGGTAAACTTCCTTTTCCAGAACTGGACAGATTTTAA
- a CDS encoding transposase has product MPLVTVMRNGCEKGRRSSVFVPVNVNTVPTSSWRSVTMVPGRKKEWLAPMLFQGSCNAQLFEMWVEQCLMKELHEPTIVVMDNASFHNHKRVQDILAKNYHYVISLPPYSPDLNSIEKTFGSMKRRRQSMPIGTTINQLIFS; this is encoded by the coding sequence ATGCCCCTTGTTACCGTGATGCGGAATGGGTGCGAAAAGGGCAGAAGATCCTCGGTCTTTGTTCCGGTAAACGTAAACACCGTACCAACCTCATCATGGCGCAGCGTCACAATGGTACCAGGACGCAAAAAAGAATGGCTGGCACCGATGCTGTTTCAAGGATCGTGCAATGCACAGCTTTTTGAAATGTGGGTTGAACAATGCCTGATGAAAGAGCTGCATGAACCCACCATCGTGGTCATGGACAATGCGTCATTTCACAACCATAAACGCGTTCAAGATATTCTGGCCAAGAACTATCACTATGTGATCTCGCTACCACCATATTCACCCGATTTAAATTCCATCGAAAAAACATTCGGAAGCATGAAACGAAGAAGACAGTCTATGCCAATAGGCACGACAATCAATCAGCTTATATTCTCTTAA
- a CDS encoding AI-2E family transporter, translating to MTQLDDEAQNRYRKIFIMLLLISILAVFLVMIHEYIIAVLLAIIFTAMLYPVYAWILKKFHGKQVLSSMTTLLLAILMIGLPLLGLLGAVAAEAIQVSDTIGPWIEKKIPDQNVSSLHEFPQWLPFADQLEPYRTRILAKVGEFAGNAGAFIASGISKATQGTIGFIVKFFIMLYAMFFFFIWGPDSLINLIRYLPLTEKDRSHILEKGLSVTKATLKGILIIGVLQGTLVGLAFWIAGIKGAIFWGTITVVLSAIPGLGAPVVWIPAVIYLLATNQIGWAIGMTLWGIIIVGSVDNILRPRIVGSETKMPDLLILLATLGGILMFGMVGVIVGPIIAALLITVLDIYGKVFTNLYSQVE from the coding sequence ATGACCCAACTAGATGATGAAGCGCAAAATCGTTACCGAAAAATCTTTATTATGTTACTGCTGATCTCTATTCTAGCAGTCTTTTTAGTGATGATTCATGAGTATATTATTGCTGTTCTTTTAGCGATTATTTTCACTGCCATGCTGTATCCTGTGTATGCTTGGATTTTAAAGAAATTTCATGGCAAGCAGGTGCTATCGTCAATGACTACGCTCCTGTTGGCTATTCTAATGATTGGTCTGCCGTTGCTAGGTTTGCTTGGCGCCGTGGCTGCTGAAGCGATTCAAGTCAGCGATACTATTGGCCCCTGGATAGAGAAAAAAATCCCTGATCAAAACGTCTCCTCCCTTCACGAATTTCCACAGTGGCTACCGTTCGCTGATCAGCTTGAGCCTTATAGAACGCGTATTTTAGCTAAAGTAGGGGAGTTTGCCGGTAATGCAGGTGCATTTATCGCAAGTGGAATTTCTAAGGCCACCCAAGGCACGATCGGTTTCATCGTAAAATTTTTCATTATGTTATATGCCATGTTTTTCTTTTTTATATGGGGGCCGGATTCGCTTATTAACTTAATACGTTACCTTCCCCTTACTGAAAAAGATCGTTCCCATATTCTTGAAAAAGGGCTTTCAGTCACAAAGGCGACCTTAAAGGGTATTCTTATTATTGGGGTATTACAGGGAACGCTAGTAGGGCTCGCCTTCTGGATAGCTGGCATTAAAGGGGCTATTTTTTGGGGTACCATCACGGTCGTGTTATCCGCGATTCCGGGGCTCGGTGCCCCCGTTGTTTGGATTCCGGCGGTAATTTATTTGCTAGCTACGAATCAGATAGGCTGGGCCATTGGGATGACGTTATGGGGGATAATTATCGTAGGCTCGGTTGACAACATCCTGCGTCCGCGAATTGTGGGCAGCGAGACCAAAATGCCCGATTTACTGATTTTGTTAGCTACTTTGGGTGGTATTCTTATGTTTGGAATGGTGGGTGTTATTGTTGGCCCCATTATCGCCGCCTTGTTAATCACTGTACTCGATATTTATGGAAAAGTATTTACTAATCTTTATTCCCAGGTGGAATGA
- a CDS encoding VOC family protein, giving the protein MAVQLNHTIVMSRNQEESAKFLTEILGLPDAKRFGPFLVVEMDNKVNLDFYETDGDITSQHYAFLITETEFDEIFARLRERNIRYWADPGQTQADKINHNDGGRGLYFEDPNGHLLEIITRPYGGGN; this is encoded by the coding sequence ATGGCTGTGCAACTTAATCATACTATTGTGATGTCACGTAATCAGGAAGAGTCGGCAAAATTTCTGACTGAGATACTTGGACTACCTGACGCTAAACGATTCGGTCCGTTCCTGGTGGTTGAAATGGACAACAAGGTAAATCTGGATTTCTATGAAACCGATGGCGACATCACCTCGCAACACTACGCTTTCCTCATTACAGAAACGGAATTTGATGAAATCTTCGCCCGACTTCGCGAACGTAATATTCGCTATTGGGCTGATCCAGGCCAAACCCAAGCAGATAAAATCAACCACAACGATGGTGGTCGCGGCCTATACTTTGAGGACCCTAATGGGCACCTTCTCGAAATTATCACCCGGCCCTATGGTGGCGGCAACTAG
- a CDS encoding VOC family protein gives MKIGHAHLKVVTLQRALDFYCGVLGLELTQRFGSQAAFVSAGGYRHLR, from the coding sequence ATGAAAATTGGTCACGCGCATTTAAAGGTCGTCACTTTGCAACGCGCGCTGGATTTCTACTGCGGAGTACTTGGCTTAGAGTTGACTCAACGTTTCGGATCACAAGCAGCATTTGTTTCGGCGGGCGGCTATAGACATTTGCGTTAA
- a CDS encoding transposase — translation MLFQGSCNAQLFEMWVEQCLMKELHEPTIVVMDNASFHNHKRVQDILAKNYHYVISLPPYSPDLNPIEKHSGP, via the coding sequence ATGCTGTTTCAAGGATCGTGCAATGCACAGCTTTTTGAAATGTGGGTTGAACAATGCCTGATGAAAGAGCTGCATGAACCCACCATCGTGGTCATGGACAATGCGTCATTTCACAACCATAAACGCGTTCAAGATATTCTGGCCAAGAACTATCACTATGTGATCTCGCTACCGCCATACTCACCCGATTTAAATCCCATCGAAAAACATTCGGGGCCATGA
- a CDS encoding NADPH-dependent FMN reductase, which yields MIKIAVIIGSTRPERVGESVARWVYDIAEQRSDAEFELVDLKELDLPLLDEPAPPSMGQYSQPHTKAWAAKVASFDAYVFVTPEYNHGTPGALKNALDFVYAEWNNKAAGFVSYGSAGGARAVEQLRLVASELQMAHVRNQVMFSLFTDFQNMSEFTPHERHQKSVDDMLDQLIAWGCALKTLRENAKAK from the coding sequence ATGATTAAAATTGCAGTTATTATTGGTAGCACCCGTCCGGAGCGTGTGGGCGAATCCGTCGCGCGCTGGGTTTATGACATCGCCGAGCAGCGTAGCGATGCCGAGTTCGAGCTGGTTGATCTCAAAGAGCTCGACCTGCCGCTGCTCGATGAGCCAGCGCCACCTTCGATGGGGCAGTACTCCCAGCCGCACACTAAAGCGTGGGCGGCCAAAGTCGCGTCCTTCGATGCCTATGTTTTCGTGACGCCCGAATACAATCACGGTACACCGGGTGCACTCAAAAACGCGCTTGATTTTGTCTATGCCGAGTGGAACAACAAAGCAGCAGGTTTCGTGAGTTACGGCAGCGCCGGGGGTGCGCGAGCAGTGGAACAACTCAGGCTGGTAGCAAGCGAATTGCAAATGGCTCACGTCCGCAATCAAGTGATGTTCTCGCTTTTCACCGACTTCCAAAACATGAGCGAGTTCACGCCGCACGAGCGCCATCAAAAATCGGTTGATGATATGCTGGATCAACTCATTGCTTGGGGCTGTGCGTTGAAAACCCTCCGTGAAAACGCAAAGGCTAAGTGA
- a CDS encoding sigma factor-like helix-turn-helix DNA-binding protein: MWLSAARSKIPKVLSKRHCDQGEAIARAYAGGGYTMKEIGARFDLRYSRVSQIIRAAGETKR, translated from the coding sequence ATGTGGCTTTCTGCGGCCCGCAGCAAAATCCCTAAAGTTCTTTCCAAAAGGCACTGTGATCAAGGTGAGGCCATTGCGCGGGCCTATGCTGGTGGTGGGTACACTATGAAGGAAATAGGCGCTCGCTTTGATCTTCGTTATTCCCGTGTCAGCCAAATTATTAGGGCCGCGGGGGAAACTAAGAGATAA